Proteins encoded by one window of Lutibacter sp. A64:
- a CDS encoding CAP domain-containing protein, producing the protein MKPLYITFVLFLSFFCSCSSADEDVELFEASKVEETTTVKVYSDIETEILNLINAYRSENNLSTLKVLNIISSEADTHTNFMITNGEVSHANFNIRAQNLITNAGAKFVSENVAYGYSTAQAVVNGWLNSTEHKKNIENPDTTHFGISTKSDEKGRNYFTHIFIKK; encoded by the coding sequence ATGAAACCCCTATATATTACCTTCGTATTATTTTTATCATTTTTTTGTTCTTGTTCTTCTGCTGATGAAGATGTTGAATTATTTGAAGCAAGTAAAGTTGAAGAAACAACAACTGTTAAAGTGTATTCAGACATTGAAACCGAAATTTTAAACTTAATTAACGCCTATAGAAGTGAAAATAACTTATCTACTCTTAAAGTATTAAATATTATTTCTAGTGAGGCAGATACTCATACAAATTTTATGATTACTAATGGAGAAGTTAGCCATGCTAATTTTAATATAAGAGCACAAAATTTAATAACTAATGCTGGAGCAAAATTTGTTTCAGAAAATGTTGCTTATGGTTATAGCACAGCTCAAGCAGTTGTAAATGGTTGGCTTAATAGTACTGAACATAAAAAAAATATAGAAAACCCTGATACCACTCATTTTGGTATATCAACAAAATCCGATGAAAAAGGCAGAAACTATTTTACGCATATTTTTATAAAAAAATAA
- a CDS encoding M3 family metallopeptidase, whose amino-acid sequence MKNPLLQKFDTLYTSAPFSKIKNEHFKPAFIEAIHIAKTEINEITKNKSVPTFENTIEALEFSGQQLDRISSIFFNLNSAETSEEIQKIAQEVSPMLTEFSNDITLNEDLFKRIKLIYLNKDALKLTEEQDMLLTNKYKSFVRNGANLNEDQKNELRKIDTELSQLKLKFGENVLAETHDFELHLTKKEQLKGLPEGVIEAAKLTAKQKNKNGWIFTLDYPSYVPFLTYAESRKLRKKMALAFGAKAFRNNKNDNQQIVLDIANLRHKRAVLLGYKSHADFVLEERMAETPQTVNTFLNDLLEKAKPAAEKEFKQLSEIAKKDGITQLQKWDSSYYSEKLKKELFDLEEEKLKPYFKLENVIAGVFEISTKLYDLKFEEITTIDTYHKDVKTYKVTDTDGNYIAILYADFFPRKGKRNGAWMTSFKGQWKKDNENSRPHISIVCNFTKPTETKPSLLTFNEVTTLFHEFGHALHGMLANTTYPSLSGTNVYWDFVELPSQIFENWCFEKEALNLFAKHYQTDELIPMELINKIKKSSNFLEGTQTLRQLSFGILDMKWHSKDPSTIKNVKNFELDSFKSTQLFPDVKENCMSTSFSHIFQGGYSSGYYSYKWAEVLDADAFALFLENGIFNKETAKKFKSNILEKGGTKKPMKLYKQFRGKKPDNTALLKRAGLFN is encoded by the coding sequence ATGAAAAATCCATTGTTACAAAAATTTGATACTTTATATACATCTGCTCCTTTTTCAAAAATTAAAAATGAGCATTTTAAACCGGCTTTTATTGAAGCTATACACATTGCAAAAACAGAAATTAACGAAATAACAAAAAATAAAAGTGTTCCTACGTTTGAAAATACTATTGAAGCTTTAGAGTTTAGCGGCCAACAATTAGATAGAATTTCAAGCATTTTTTTTAACCTAAATTCAGCTGAAACTTCAGAAGAAATTCAAAAAATTGCTCAAGAAGTATCTCCTATGTTAACTGAATTTTCAAACGACATTACCTTAAATGAAGATTTATTTAAAAGAATAAAGTTAATTTATCTAAATAAAGATGCTCTAAAGTTAACCGAAGAACAAGACATGCTTTTAACTAATAAATATAAAAGTTTTGTTAGAAATGGAGCAAATTTAAATGAAGATCAAAAAAATGAGTTAAGAAAAATAGATACAGAGCTTTCTCAATTAAAATTAAAATTTGGAGAAAATGTTTTAGCTGAAACCCATGATTTTGAATTGCATTTAACAAAAAAAGAACAACTAAAAGGTTTACCTGAAGGTGTAATTGAAGCTGCAAAATTAACAGCCAAACAAAAAAATAAAAACGGTTGGATTTTTACTTTAGACTACCCAAGTTATGTTCCATTTTTAACCTATGCTGAAAGCCGAAAACTCAGAAAAAAAATGGCGCTTGCTTTTGGAGCTAAAGCATTTAGAAATAATAAAAATGACAATCAGCAAATTGTTTTAGACATTGCTAACTTAAGACATAAAAGAGCTGTTTTATTAGGATACAAATCGCACGCAGATTTTGTATTAGAAGAAAGAATGGCTGAAACACCACAAACAGTAAATACTTTTTTAAATGATTTATTAGAAAAAGCAAAACCAGCAGCCGAAAAAGAATTTAAACAACTTTCTGAAATTGCAAAAAAAGATGGTATTACACAGCTCCAAAAATGGGATAGTTCTTATTATTCAGAAAAATTAAAAAAAGAATTGTTCGATTTAGAAGAAGAAAAATTAAAACCTTATTTTAAATTAGAAAATGTTATTGCTGGCGTTTTTGAAATTTCAACTAAATTATACGATTTAAAATTTGAAGAAATAACTACAATTGACACCTACCATAAAGATGTAAAAACATATAAGGTTACAGATACCGATGGTAATTATATTGCAATATTGTATGCAGATTTTTTCCCAAGAAAAGGAAAAAGAAACGGTGCTTGGATGACTTCTTTTAAAGGACAATGGAAAAAAGATAATGAAAACTCTAGACCACATATTTCAATAGTTTGTAACTTTACTAAACCTACTGAAACAAAACCATCGTTATTAACCTTTAATGAAGTTACCACATTATTTCACGAATTTGGACATGCTTTACATGGTATGTTAGCTAACACCACCTACCCAAGCTTATCTGGAACTAATGTGTATTGGGATTTTGTAGAACTACCTAGTCAAATATTTGAAAATTGGTGCTTTGAAAAAGAAGCGCTTAACTTGTTTGCCAAACACTATCAAACCGACGAACTTATTCCAATGGAATTAATTAATAAAATTAAAAAGTCTTCAAACTTTTTAGAAGGCACACAAACCTTACGTCAGTTAAGCTTTGGTATTTTAGACATGAAATGGCATAGTAAAGATCCATCAACCATAAAAAATGTTAAAAACTTTGAATTAGATTCATTTAAAAGTACACAACTATTTCCGGATGTAAAAGAAAACTGTATGAGCACTTCATTTTCTCATATTTTTCAAGGAGGTTATTCTTCTGGCTATTATTCTTATAAATGGGCCGAAGTTTTAGATGCAGATGCATTTGCACTATTTTTAGAAAACGGTATTTTTAATAAAGAAACCGCTAAAAAATTTAAATCGAATATCTTAGAAAAAGGAGGTACAAAAAAACCTATGAAGCTCTACAAACAATTTAGAGGTAAAAAACCAGATAACACTGCATTATTAAAAAGAGCTGGTTTATTCAACTAA
- a CDS encoding OmpA family protein produces MKNISILFVALVLISTSVFGQTAKQKRAEREFNSFSFVKAINTYEKLIDTSFNKHYAMRQLGDAYIMLREPEKALEIYKEVVKQENVPSEYYLYYAQALRANGKYEASKKWMKKFEEAGNEEDSRVKRFFKNDDLASAIFNTLEKNTIQKLPINTEFNEFGAVELNNEIIFSSSRNEGVSIKRLYAWDKQPMLDLYSVSKDEASVEATSKIVGSVNTIHHDGPATFNSDGTKMYFSRNNYYESKKINDAQGIMHVGIFSADLIDGEWKNVQPSNLNNPNYIVYHPSLSKDGKKLYFASDMPGGFGGTDIYVSTILEDGTLDSPINLGAVINTEGNEAFPFISEEGTLYFSSDGHVGLGLMDVFASVKDNNNNIVNVINLGEPINSKKDDFAYYLAKDGFNGYVSSNRKGGVGGDDIYAFTRIPPLTLKGTVYDAVNNEPLVGAKIVLARENGEELAYFITEEDGAYEHLIPRDEKFVLKGSKEKYQDVSKNFNSFGLEKAKELIVDLNIAMKPIEDVVVLADLETIYFDLDKYNIRPDASIELDKVVALMNKYPGMVIRLESHTDSRANDAYNMVLSNNRAKSTYEYIISKGIDASRITKYEGFGETQLVNKCSNNVKCSEEEHQLNRRTEFIIIKMK; encoded by the coding sequence ATGAAAAATATAAGTATTTTATTTGTTGCTTTAGTTTTAATAAGTACATCAGTATTTGGACAAACAGCAAAACAAAAAAGAGCAGAAAGAGAGTTTAATAGTTTTTCGTTTGTAAAAGCAATTAACACTTATGAAAAATTAATTGATACAAGTTTTAATAAGCATTATGCAATGCGACAACTTGGAGATGCCTACATTATGTTACGTGAGCCAGAAAAAGCATTAGAAATTTACAAAGAAGTTGTAAAACAAGAAAATGTTCCTTCTGAATATTATTTATATTATGCACAAGCTTTACGTGCAAATGGAAAATACGAAGCTTCTAAAAAATGGATGAAAAAATTTGAAGAAGCTGGTAATGAAGAAGATTCTAGAGTAAAACGTTTCTTTAAAAATGATGATTTAGCAAGCGCTATATTTAATACTTTAGAAAAAAATACAATTCAAAAATTACCAATTAATACAGAGTTTAATGAGTTTGGAGCTGTTGAATTAAATAATGAAATAATATTTAGTTCATCAAGAAATGAAGGTGTTTCTATTAAAAGGTTATATGCTTGGGATAAACAACCAATGCTAGATTTGTATAGTGTTTCTAAAGATGAAGCTTCTGTTGAAGCAACATCAAAAATAGTAGGAAGTGTAAATACAATCCATCATGATGGCCCAGCAACCTTTAATAGTGATGGTACTAAAATGTATTTTTCTAGAAACAACTACTATGAGTCAAAGAAAATAAACGATGCTCAAGGGATTATGCATGTTGGAATCTTTAGCGCAGATTTAATTGATGGTGAATGGAAGAATGTTCAACCTTCAAATTTAAATAATCCTAATTATATAGTATATCATCCGTCATTAAGTAAAGATGGTAAAAAACTGTACTTTGCATCAGACATGCCAGGTGGTTTTGGTGGAACTGATATTTATGTTAGTACTATTTTAGAAGATGGTACATTAGATAGTCCTATTAATTTAGGAGCTGTGATAAATACTGAAGGGAATGAAGCTTTTCCATTTATTAGTGAAGAAGGAACTTTGTATTTTTCTTCAGATGGACATGTTGGTTTAGGTTTAATGGATGTATTTGCTTCAGTTAAAGACAATAATAACAACATTGTTAATGTTATAAATTTAGGGGAGCCAATAAATAGTAAAAAAGATGATTTTGCCTATTATTTAGCAAAAGATGGTTTTAACGGCTATGTTTCTTCTAATAGAAAAGGTGGCGTAGGAGGAGACGATATTTATGCTTTTACAAGAATTCCTCCTTTAACTTTAAAAGGAACTGTTTACGATGCTGTTAATAATGAACCTTTAGTAGGTGCAAAAATAGTGTTAGCCAGAGAAAACGGTGAAGAATTAGCTTATTTTATAACTGAAGAAGATGGCGCGTATGAACATTTAATTCCTAGAGATGAAAAATTTGTTTTAAAAGGATCTAAAGAAAAATATCAAGATGTAAGTAAAAACTTTAATTCTTTTGGTTTAGAAAAAGCAAAAGAATTAATAGTAGATTTAAATATTGCTATGAAACCAATTGAAGATGTTGTAGTTTTGGCAGATCTTGAAACTATTTATTTTGATTTAGATAAATATAATATTAGACCAGATGCTTCTATTGAATTAGATAAAGTAGTTGCTTTAATGAATAAATATCCAGGAATGGTTATTAGATTAGAGTCTCATACAGACAGTAGAGCAAATGATGCTTATAATATGGTATTATCAAACAATAGAGCTAAATCTACTTATGAATATATTATTTCTAAAGGTATAGATGCTTCTAGAATTACAAAGTATGAAGGTTTTGGAGAAACTCAATTAGTTAATAAATGTTCTAATAATGTAAAATGTTCTGAAGAAGAACATCAATTAAATAGAAGAACAGAATTTATAATTATAAAAATGAAGTAA
- a CDS encoding PorP/SprF family type IX secretion system membrane protein: MKRIIILTVMLILGLEYSNAQQLPQFTQYMYNTIAINPAYAGSRDALSIVGLNRNQWAGFDGGPQTQTLSIHSPLRNEQVGLGLSVINDKSGYENFTYMYADFSYTIKASEEVDLSFGLKAGMTYYKLAEELYNATEVNQDPYFNDKLNRWNSNFGAGILLHSNKWYAGLSIPKLINHDLNNDTEYAALERVHYYAIGGYVFDLNENLKLKPSFMFKYTKGAPISTDLTANFLFNEKFWLGGSYRFNGDQKALGALVDFQVTDQFRVGYTYEIPTGEIRPYTSGSHEILLMYEFKFLKRKQKSPRYF, encoded by the coding sequence ATGAAACGTATAATTATACTTACAGTAATGTTGATTTTAGGATTAGAATATTCTAATGCGCAACAGTTGCCACAGTTTACTCAATATATGTACAATACAATTGCTATCAACCCAGCTTATGCGGGTAGTAGAGACGCATTAAGTATTGTAGGTTTAAATCGAAATCAGTGGGCTGGTTTTGACGGAGGGCCACAAACACAAACATTATCTATTCATTCTCCTTTAAGAAATGAACAAGTAGGTTTAGGTTTGTCTGTTATAAATGATAAATCAGGTTATGAAAACTTTACTTATATGTATGCAGATTTCTCATATACTATTAAGGCAAGTGAAGAAGTTGATTTAAGTTTTGGTTTAAAAGCAGGGATGACTTACTATAAACTAGCAGAAGAATTATACAATGCAACTGAAGTTAATCAAGACCCTTATTTTAACGACAAGTTAAATAGATGGAATTCAAACTTTGGAGCGGGTATTTTATTACATTCTAATAAATGGTACGCCGGTTTATCAATACCAAAATTAATAAATCACGATTTAAATAACGATACAGAATATGCAGCTTTAGAGAGAGTTCATTATTATGCAATTGGAGGTTATGTTTTTGATTTAAATGAAAATTTAAAGTTAAAACCTTCATTTATGTTTAAGTATACAAAAGGAGCTCCAATTTCTACAGATTTAACAGCTAACTTTTTATTTAATGAAAAGTTTTGGTTGGGAGGCTCATATAGATTTAATGGAGATCAAAAAGCATTAGGAGCTCTTGTTGATTTTCAAGTTACAGACCAATTTAGAGTAGGGTATACTTACGAGATACCTACAGGTGAAATTAGACCCTATACTTCAGGATCACATGAAATTTTGTTGATGTATGAATTTAAATTTTTGAAAAGAAAACAAAAATCTCCAAGATATTTTTAA